The Desulfonatronovibrio hydrogenovorans DSM 9292 genome includes a window with the following:
- a CDS encoding glycosyltransferase family 4 protein, with the protein MVKKIWGTLDPFFEGGPFLGRKVANTGFIRALVRADPFDEYHFFLESQKKADSCRSFFQKEFKDKSAKIRLFPRTKLLNHLTQHQYHAFHLSDCINHPAHLSRLRNKYAKTIFPITSITHSLSYSSYSHQLLKQIWPGWSSRDRIICSSRCGQSVLGNYFDYLRRSYSLPDNFQPPALEHIPLGIDLQDWITQKTSEKAPASDKVQVLCLGRLSPYSKMDLLPLLKAVQLAGINGLDLKSMKLILAGGVDQKDDTINKLSALAANLGLEMMVFASPGDQLKNRLLNTADVFVSIADNPQETFGLTLLEAQAAGLPVLASDYNGYRELIRNGENGFLIPTLGPVQTGYIDDLAPLIFDSESHLLLAQSCAVDIRDLAKKLTTLIRDPQLRSKMSRKSLANVQKYDWNCIIQRYLELWDSLNLKPESGQLGDIPHPCHTPYGDIFAGYTSGKWMDQAVCLSRLGQAVYRKKDFPVIYSGLSHLVTPDGVRMLLFLARSPVKSSILTARLSAAMDLDPSVAGLILSWSLKQGLLETCLPETSA; encoded by the coding sequence ATGGTAAAAAAAATATGGGGAACCCTGGACCCTTTTTTTGAAGGCGGCCCTTTTTTAGGCAGGAAAGTGGCCAACACCGGCTTTATCAGAGCCCTTGTCCGGGCAGACCCCTTTGATGAGTATCATTTTTTTCTGGAATCCCAAAAAAAGGCCGACTCCTGTCGATCTTTTTTTCAAAAGGAATTTAAGGACAAATCAGCCAAAATACGTCTTTTTCCAAGAACAAAGCTCCTTAACCATCTGACCCAGCACCAATATCATGCTTTCCACCTGTCCGACTGCATCAACCACCCTGCCCACCTGTCCAGACTCAGGAACAAATACGCCAAAACCATCTTTCCCATTACCAGCATCACCCACAGCCTGAGCTACAGCAGCTACTCCCATCAGCTCCTTAAGCAGATCTGGCCAGGATGGTCCAGCCGGGACCGGATAATCTGTTCTTCCAGATGCGGGCAAAGCGTCCTTGGCAACTACTTTGATTACCTGCGCAGGAGTTATTCCCTGCCTGACAATTTTCAGCCGCCAGCCCTGGAGCACATTCCCCTGGGCATAGATCTCCAGGATTGGATAACCCAAAAGACCTCTGAAAAAGCCCCTGCCAGTGACAAGGTCCAGGTCCTTTGTCTGGGCAGACTGTCACCCTACTCCAAGATGGATCTTTTGCCTCTTTTAAAGGCGGTTCAGCTGGCTGGAATCAATGGTCTTGATCTGAAGAGCATGAAGCTGATCCTGGCCGGAGGGGTTGACCAGAAAGATGACACCATAAACAAGCTGAGTGCTCTGGCTGCCAATCTCGGTCTTGAAATGATGGTCTTTGCCAGCCCCGGTGATCAGCTGAAGAACAGGCTTCTCAACACTGCGGATGTGTTTGTCTCCATTGCCGACAACCCTCAGGAAACCTTTGGCCTGACTCTGCTGGAGGCCCAGGCTGCCGGGCTCCCTGTTCTGGCATCAGATTATAACGGCTACAGGGAACTGATCAGAAACGGAGAAAACGGCTTTCTCATTCCCACCCTGGGTCCGGTCCAGACCGGGTATATAGATGATCTGGCTCCCCTGATCTTTGACAGTGAATCACACCTGCTCCTGGCCCAGAGTTGCGCTGTGGATATCAGAGACCTTGCAAAAAAGCTGACCACCCTGATCAGGGACCCTCAACTAAGATCAAAGATGTCCCGGAAAAGCCTTGCCAATGTTCAAAAATACGATTGGAACTGCATCATCCAAAGATACCTGGAGCTGTGGGACAGCTTGAACCTGAAACCGGAATCCGGGCAGCTGGGTGATATTCCCCATCCCTGCCATACCCCCTATGGGGATATTTTTGCCGGATACACCTCAGGAAAATGGATGGATCAGGCGGTCTGTCTGAGCAGACTGGGCCAGGCTGTATACCGGAAAAAAGATTTCCCGGTGATCTATTCCGGCCTGTCCCATCTGGTAACCCCAGATGGAGTCAGAATGCTTCTTTTTCTGGCCAGAAGTCCAGTCAAGTCCTCCATCCTCACTGCAAGGCTCAGTGCAGCCATGGACCTGGACCCTTCTGTTGCAGGCCTTATCCTGTCCTGGTCCCTGAAACAGGGACTTCTGGAAACCTGCCTCCCTGAAACCAGTGCTTAA
- a CDS encoding GGDEF domain-containing protein, producing MRQKDTIFWVLDFPEHIIHEMEQSLPRGCRLKKADTVSDINLNESGILNTCVMFLTLGTFKSLKPGEREILQQHHDLQKVFVLDSDEGIQGLDFDQLGSFLDMVRMPLTRDSLAGIKAKADEIQELYTDLHLMAREISLERELLARKNVQLEFLNRILTRSSASLKVVEILKVVREEFAGLVEAKGLAAVFWKKTDVRGVVTAEVYLPKMEPAGLIKSKWIKSLLDMPGRFADVRVRDYQEVVLNCPANRIEDEPVPTRQVVVPLQAGSIFIGAVVIVAEKTLRLGRDQLQIISSASNHLALALRNALKYRNIKNEADFDGLTSVYNRQQFDKRIRIELKRHQRHANPLSLIMLDLDHFKGLNDTYGHIAGDMVLKKIGNLLVETVRESDFPARYGGEEFVALLPETTEDQAWLLAERIRKKISRTVFSYDNNKFNVTASMGVACLTPGPLTPGETLVKQADKALYLAKNSGRNMVCTSADLCLGEAISS from the coding sequence ATGCGTCAAAAAGATACTATTTTCTGGGTACTGGATTTTCCTGAGCATATAATCCATGAAATGGAGCAAAGTCTTCCCAGGGGCTGCAGATTGAAAAAAGCGGATACAGTCTCGGATATCAATCTTAATGAATCCGGCATCCTGAATACCTGTGTAATGTTTCTGACCCTTGGAACATTCAAGTCTCTTAAACCTGGTGAACGGGAAATTCTTCAGCAGCATCACGATCTGCAAAAGGTCTTTGTCCTGGACAGTGATGAGGGTATTCAGGGGCTGGACTTTGATCAGCTTGGATCTTTTCTGGATATGGTCCGGATGCCCCTGACCAGAGATTCTCTGGCTGGAATCAAAGCTAAAGCCGATGAAATTCAGGAGCTTTATACTGACCTCCATCTGATGGCCAGGGAGATCTCCCTGGAAAGGGAACTGCTGGCCAGAAAAAATGTCCAGCTTGAATTTCTGAACAGAATTTTGACCAGGTCTTCGGCATCTCTGAAGGTTGTGGAGATTCTCAAGGTTGTCCGGGAAGAGTTTGCCGGGCTCGTAGAGGCAAAAGGGCTGGCTGCTGTTTTCTGGAAAAAAACCGATGTCCGGGGCGTGGTTACAGCTGAAGTCTATCTGCCCAAAATGGAACCAGCCGGATTGATCAAAAGCAAATGGATCAAGTCTTTGCTGGATATGCCGGGAAGATTTGCTGATGTCAGAGTCAGGGATTATCAGGAAGTCGTCCTGAATTGTCCTGCAAACCGGATTGAGGATGAGCCGGTCCCGACCAGGCAGGTTGTTGTGCCACTGCAGGCTGGAAGCATTTTCATTGGAGCAGTGGTGATTGTTGCAGAAAAGACCCTCAGGCTGGGCAGGGATCAGCTTCAGATAATCAGCAGTGCTTCCAATCATCTGGCTCTGGCCCTGCGCAATGCTTTGAAATACAGAAATATCAAGAATGAAGCAGATTTTGACGGTCTAACCAGTGTCTATAATCGTCAACAATTTGACAAGAGGATCAGGATAGAGCTGAAAAGACATCAAAGGCATGCCAATCCATTAAGCCTGATCATGCTCGACCTTGACCACTTCAAGGGACTTAACGATACTTATGGTCATATTGCCGGGGATATGGTTCTGAAAAAGATCGGCAACCTTCTGGTGGAAACAGTGCGGGAATCTGATTTTCCGGCCAGATACGGAGGAGAAGAATTTGTTGCCCTCCTGCCTGAAACAACTGAAGATCAGGCCTGGCTGCTGGCTGAGAGGATAAGAAAGAAGATCAGCCGGACTGTTTTTTCCTATGACAATAACAAATTCAATGTTACGGCCAGCATGGGGGTAGCCTGCCTGACTCCAGGACCTCTCACTCCCGGGGAAACCCTGGTCAAACAGGCAGACAAGGCCCTTTACCTGGCCAAGAACAGCGGGAGAAACATGGTCTGCACCTCAGCTGACCTGTGTCTTGGTGAAGCAATTTCCAGCTGA